The Ictidomys tridecemlineatus isolate mIctTri1 chromosome 6, mIctTri1.hap1, whole genome shotgun sequence genome includes a region encoding these proteins:
- the Kif5a gene encoding kinesin heavy chain isoform X6: protein MAETNNECSIKVLCRFRPLNQAEILRGDKFIPIFQGDDSVVIGGKPYVFDRVFPPNTTQEQVYHACAMQIVKDVLAGYNGTIFAYGQTSSGKTHTMEGKLHDPQLMGIIPRIARDIFNHIYSMDENLEFHIKVSYFEIYLDKIRDLLDVTKTNLSVHEDKNRVPFVKGCTERFVSSPEEILDVIDEGKSNRHVAVTNMNEHSSRSHSIFLINIKQENMETEQKLSGKLYLVDLAGSEKVSKTGAEGAVLDEAKNINKSLSALGNVISALAEGTKSYVPYRDSKMTRILQDSLGGNCRTTMFICCSPSSYNDAETKSTLMFGQRAKTIKNTASVNLELTAEQWKKKYEKEKEKTKAQKETIAKLEAELSRWRNGENVPETERLAGEDAALGAELCEETPVNDNSSIVVRIAPEERQKYEEEIRRLYKQLDDKDDEINQQSQLIEKLKQQMLDQEELLVSTRGDNEKVQRELSHLQSENDAAKDEVKEVLQALEELAVNYDQKSQEVEEKSQQNQLLVDELSQKVATMLSLESELQRLQEVSGHQRKRIAEVLNGLMKDLSEFSVIVGNGEIKLPVEISGAIEEEFTVARLYISKIKSEVKSVVKRCRQLENLQVECHRKMEVTGRELSSCQLLISQHEAKIRSLTEYMQSVELKKRHLEESYDSLSDELAKLQAQETVNEVALKDKEPDTQDADEVKKALELQMESHREAHHRQLARLRDEINEKQKTIDELKDLNQKLQLELEKLQADYEKLKNEEHEKSTKLQELTFLYERHEQSKQDLKGLEETVARELQTLHNLRKLFVQDVTTRVKKSAEMEPEDSGGIHSQKQKISFLENNLEQLTKVHKQLVRDNADLRCELPKLEKRLRATAERVKALEGALKEAKEGAMKDKRRYQQEVDRIKEAVRYKSSGKRGHSAQIAKPVRPGHYPASSPTNPYGTRSPECISYTNSLFQNYQNLYLQATPSSTSDVYFANSCTSSGATSSGGPLASYQKANMDNGNATDINDNRSDLPCGYEAEDQAKLFPLHQETAAS from the exons GGGAAGCCATATGTCTTTGACCGTGTGTTCCCCCCAAACACGACTCAAGAACAAGTTTATCATGCATGTGCCATGCAGATTGTCAAAG ATGTCCTTGCTGGCTACAATGGCACCATTTTTGCTTATGGACAGACATCCTCAGGGAAAACACATACCATGGAG GGAAAGCTACATGACCCTCAGCTGATGGGAATCATTCCCCGGATTGCCCGAGACATCTTCAACCACATCTACTCCATGGATGAGAACCTTGAGTTCCACATCAAG GTCTCTTATTTTGAGATTTACCTGGATAAAATTCGTGACCTTCTGGATG TGACCAAGACAAACCTTTCTGTGCATGAGGACAAGAACCGGGTCCCATTTGTCAAG GGCTGTACTGAACGCTTTGTGTCCAGCCCAGAGGAGATTTTGGATGTGATTGATGAGGGAAAATCAAATCGTCATGTTGCTGTCACCA ACATGAATGAACACAGCTCTCGAAGCCACAGCATCTTCCTCATCAACATCAAGCAGGAGAACATGGAGACTGAGCAGAAGCTCAGTGGGAAGTTGTATCTCGTGGACCTGGCTGGGAGTGAGAAG GTTAGCAAGACTGGAGCAGAGGGAGCTGTGCTGGATGAGGCAAAGAATATCAACAAGTCGCTGTCTGCCCTGGGGAATGTGATCTCTGCATTAGCAGAGGGCACT AAAAGCTACGTTCCATATCGTGATAGTAAAATGACCCGGATTCTTCAGGACTCTCTGGGAGGAAACTGCCGTACAACTATGTTCATCTGCTGCTCACCATCCAGTTACAATGATGCAGAGACCAAGTCTACACTGATGTTTGGACAGCG GGCAAAGACCATTAAGAACACTGCCTCAGTAAATCTGGAGTTGACTGCCGAGCAgtggaagaagaaatatgagaaggagaaggagaagaccAAGGCCCAGAAGGAAACAATTGCAAAGCTGGAGGCTGAGCTGAGCCGCTGGCGCAATG GAGAGAATGTGCCTGAGACAGAGCGTCTGGCTGGGGAGGATGCAGCCCTGGGGGCTGAGCTCTGTGAGGAGACCCCTGTGAATGACAACTCATCCATTGTGGTGCGTATCGCACCTGAGGAGCGGCAGAAATATGAGGAGGAGATCCGCCGCCTATATAAGCAGCTTGATGACAAG GATGATGAGATCAACCAGCAGAGCCAACTCATCGAGAAACTCAAGCAGCAAATGCTGGACCAGGAGGAG CTGCTGGTGTCCACTCGAGGAGACAATGAGAAGGTCCAGCGGGAGCTGAGCCACCTGCAGTCAGAGAATGACGCTGCGAAGGATGAGGTGAAAGAAGTGCTGCAGGCCCTGGAGGAGCTGGCTGTAAACTATGACCAGAAGTCCCAGGAGGTAGAGGAAAAAAGCCAGCAGAATCAGCTGCTAGTGGACGAGCTGTCCCAGAAGGTG GCCACCATGTTGTCCCTGGAGTCTGAATTGCAGCGACTCCAGGAGGTCAGTGGACACCAGCGAAAACGAATTGCTGAAGTGCTGAATGGGCTGATGAAGGACCTGAGTGAGTTCAGTGTCATCGTGGGCAACGGGGAGATTAAGCTG CCGGTGGAGATCAGTGGGGCCATCGAGGAAGAGTTCACCGTGGCCAGACTCTACATCAGCAAAATCAAGTCGGAGGTCAAATCTGTAGTCAAGCGGTGTCGGCAGCTAGAGAACCTCCAGGTGGAATGTCATCGCAAGATGGAAGTGACTGGGCGGGAGCTCTCATCCTGCCAGCTCCTCATCTCACAG CATGAGGCTAAGATCCGCTCACTAACGGAATACATGCAGAGTGTGGAGCTGAAGAAGCGACACCTGGAAGAGTCCTATGACTCCTTGAGTGATGAATTGGCCAAACTCCAGGCTCAGG AAACTGTTAATGAAGTGGCTTTGAAGGACAAGGAGCCGGACACTCAGGATGCAGATGAAGTGAAG AAGGCCTTGGAGCTGCAGATGGAAAGTCACCGGGAGGCCCATCACCGGCAGCTGGCCCGGCTCAGGGATGAGATCAATGAAAAGCAGAAGACTATTGATGAGCTTAAAGA CCTGAATCAGAAGCTCCAGTTAGAGCTGGAGAAACTTCAGGCTGACTATGAGAAGCTGAAGAATGAAGAACATGAGAAGAGCACCAAGCTTCAGGAGCTGAC aTTTCTGTACGAGCGACATGAGCAGTCCAAGCAGGACCTCAAAGGTCTGGAGGAGACAGTT GCCCGGGAACTCCAGACCCTCCACAACCTTCGCAAGCTTTTCGTTCAAGACGTCACGACTCGAGTCAAGAAA AGTGCAGAAATGGAGCCCGAGGACAGTGGGGGGATTCACTCCCAAAAACAGAAAATTTCCTTTCTTGAGAACAACCTGGAACAACTTACAAAGGTTCACAAACAG CTGGTACGTGACAATGCAGATCTGCGTTGTGAGCTTCCTAAATTGGAAAAACGACTTAGGGCTACGGCTGAGAGAGTTAAGGCCCTGGAGGGTGCACTGAAGGAGGCCAAGGAGGGCGCCATGAAGGACAAGCGCCGGTACCAGCAGGAGGTAGACCGCATCAAGGAAGCTGTTCGGTACAAGAGCTCTGGAAAGAGGGGCCATTCTGCCCAGATTG CCAAACCTGTGCGGCCTGGCCACTATCCAGCATCCTCTCCCACCAACCCCTATGGCACCCGGAGCCCTGAGTGCATCAGTTACACCAACAGCCTCTTCCAGAACTATCAGAATTTGTACCTGCAGGCCACACCTAGTTCCACCTCAGATGTGTA CTTTGCTAACTCCTGTACCAGCAGTGGAGCCACATCTTCTGGTGGCCCCTTGGCTTCCTATCAGAAGGCCAACATGGACAATG GAAATGCTACAGATATCAACGACAATAG GAGTGACCTGCCCTGCGGCTATGAAGCTGAGGACCAGGCGAAGCTCTTCCCTCTCCACCAAGAGACGGCAGCCAGCTAA
- the Kif5a gene encoding kinesin heavy chain isoform X3 — protein MAETNNECSIKVLCRFRPLNQAEILRGDKFIPIFQGDDSVVIGGKPYVFDRVFPPNTTQEQVYHACAMQIVKDVLAGYNGTIFAYGQTSSGKTHTMEGKLHDPQLMGIIPRIARDIFNHIYSMDENLEFHIKVSYFEIYLDKIRDLLDVTKTNLSVHEDKNRVPFVKGCTERFVSSPEEILDVIDEGKSNRHVAVTNMNEHSSRSHSIFLINIKQENMETEQKLSGKLYLVDLAGSEKVSKTGAEGAVLDEAKNINKSLSALGNVISALAEGTKSYVPYRDSKMTRILQDSLGGNCRTTMFICCSPSSYNDAETKSTLMFGQRAKTIKNTASVNLELTAEQWKKKYEKEKEKTKAQKETIAKLEAELSRWRNGENVPETERLAGEDAALGAELCEETPVNDNSSIVVRIAPEERQKYEEEIRRLYKQLDDKDDEINQQSQLIEKLKQQMLDQEELLVSTRGDNEKVQRELSHLQSENDAAKDEVKEVLQALEELAVNYDQKSQEVEEKSQQNQLLVDELSQKVATMLSLESELQRLQEVSGHQRKRIAEVLNGLMKDLSEFSVIVGNGEIKLGSISSSSAHPQPVEISGAIEEEFTVARLYISKIKSEVKSVVKRCRQLENLQVECHRKMEVTGRELSSCQLLISQHEAKIRSLTEYMQSVELKKRHLEESYDSLSDELAKLQAQETVNEVALKDKEPDTQDADEVKKALELQMESHREAHHRQLARLRDEINEKQKTIDELKDLNQKLQLELEKLQADYEKLKNEEHEKSTKLQELTFLYERHEQSKQDLKGLEETVARELQTLHNLRKLFVQDVTTRVKKQSAEMEPEDSGGIHSQKQKISFLENNLEQLTKVHKQLVRDNADLRCELPKLEKRLRATAERVKALEGALKEAKEGAMKDKRRYQQEVDRIKEAVRYKSSGKRGHSAQIAKPVRPGHYPASSPTNPYGTRSPECISYTNSLFQNYQNLYLQATPSSTSDVYFANSCTSSGATSSGGPLASYQKANMDNGNATDINDNRSDLPCGYEAEDQAKLFPLHQETAAS, from the exons GGGAAGCCATATGTCTTTGACCGTGTGTTCCCCCCAAACACGACTCAAGAACAAGTTTATCATGCATGTGCCATGCAGATTGTCAAAG ATGTCCTTGCTGGCTACAATGGCACCATTTTTGCTTATGGACAGACATCCTCAGGGAAAACACATACCATGGAG GGAAAGCTACATGACCCTCAGCTGATGGGAATCATTCCCCGGATTGCCCGAGACATCTTCAACCACATCTACTCCATGGATGAGAACCTTGAGTTCCACATCAAG GTCTCTTATTTTGAGATTTACCTGGATAAAATTCGTGACCTTCTGGATG TGACCAAGACAAACCTTTCTGTGCATGAGGACAAGAACCGGGTCCCATTTGTCAAG GGCTGTACTGAACGCTTTGTGTCCAGCCCAGAGGAGATTTTGGATGTGATTGATGAGGGAAAATCAAATCGTCATGTTGCTGTCACCA ACATGAATGAACACAGCTCTCGAAGCCACAGCATCTTCCTCATCAACATCAAGCAGGAGAACATGGAGACTGAGCAGAAGCTCAGTGGGAAGTTGTATCTCGTGGACCTGGCTGGGAGTGAGAAG GTTAGCAAGACTGGAGCAGAGGGAGCTGTGCTGGATGAGGCAAAGAATATCAACAAGTCGCTGTCTGCCCTGGGGAATGTGATCTCTGCATTAGCAGAGGGCACT AAAAGCTACGTTCCATATCGTGATAGTAAAATGACCCGGATTCTTCAGGACTCTCTGGGAGGAAACTGCCGTACAACTATGTTCATCTGCTGCTCACCATCCAGTTACAATGATGCAGAGACCAAGTCTACACTGATGTTTGGACAGCG GGCAAAGACCATTAAGAACACTGCCTCAGTAAATCTGGAGTTGACTGCCGAGCAgtggaagaagaaatatgagaaggagaaggagaagaccAAGGCCCAGAAGGAAACAATTGCAAAGCTGGAGGCTGAGCTGAGCCGCTGGCGCAATG GAGAGAATGTGCCTGAGACAGAGCGTCTGGCTGGGGAGGATGCAGCCCTGGGGGCTGAGCTCTGTGAGGAGACCCCTGTGAATGACAACTCATCCATTGTGGTGCGTATCGCACCTGAGGAGCGGCAGAAATATGAGGAGGAGATCCGCCGCCTATATAAGCAGCTTGATGACAAG GATGATGAGATCAACCAGCAGAGCCAACTCATCGAGAAACTCAAGCAGCAAATGCTGGACCAGGAGGAG CTGCTGGTGTCCACTCGAGGAGACAATGAGAAGGTCCAGCGGGAGCTGAGCCACCTGCAGTCAGAGAATGACGCTGCGAAGGATGAGGTGAAAGAAGTGCTGCAGGCCCTGGAGGAGCTGGCTGTAAACTATGACCAGAAGTCCCAGGAGGTAGAGGAAAAAAGCCAGCAGAATCAGCTGCTAGTGGACGAGCTGTCCCAGAAGGTG GCCACCATGTTGTCCCTGGAGTCTGAATTGCAGCGACTCCAGGAGGTCAGTGGACACCAGCGAAAACGAATTGCTGAAGTGCTGAATGGGCTGATGAAGGACCTGAGTGAGTTCAGTGTCATCGTGGGCAACGGGGAGATTAAGCTG GGAagcatctcttcctcctctgcccacCCTCAGCCGGTGGAGATCAGTGGGGCCATCGAGGAAGAGTTCACCGTGGCCAGACTCTACATCAGCAAAATCAAGTCGGAGGTCAAATCTGTAGTCAAGCGGTGTCGGCAGCTAGAGAACCTCCAGGTGGAATGTCATCGCAAGATGGAAGTGACTGGGCGGGAGCTCTCATCCTGCCAGCTCCTCATCTCACAG CATGAGGCTAAGATCCGCTCACTAACGGAATACATGCAGAGTGTGGAGCTGAAGAAGCGACACCTGGAAGAGTCCTATGACTCCTTGAGTGATGAATTGGCCAAACTCCAGGCTCAGG AAACTGTTAATGAAGTGGCTTTGAAGGACAAGGAGCCGGACACTCAGGATGCAGATGAAGTGAAG AAGGCCTTGGAGCTGCAGATGGAAAGTCACCGGGAGGCCCATCACCGGCAGCTGGCCCGGCTCAGGGATGAGATCAATGAAAAGCAGAAGACTATTGATGAGCTTAAAGA CCTGAATCAGAAGCTCCAGTTAGAGCTGGAGAAACTTCAGGCTGACTATGAGAAGCTGAAGAATGAAGAACATGAGAAGAGCACCAAGCTTCAGGAGCTGAC aTTTCTGTACGAGCGACATGAGCAGTCCAAGCAGGACCTCAAAGGTCTGGAGGAGACAGTT GCCCGGGAACTCCAGACCCTCCACAACCTTCGCAAGCTTTTCGTTCAAGACGTCACGACTCGAGTCAAGAAA CAGAGTGCAGAAATGGAGCCCGAGGACAGTGGGGGGATTCACTCCCAAAAACAGAAAATTTCCTTTCTTGAGAACAACCTGGAACAACTTACAAAGGTTCACAAACAG CTGGTACGTGACAATGCAGATCTGCGTTGTGAGCTTCCTAAATTGGAAAAACGACTTAGGGCTACGGCTGAGAGAGTTAAGGCCCTGGAGGGTGCACTGAAGGAGGCCAAGGAGGGCGCCATGAAGGACAAGCGCCGGTACCAGCAGGAGGTAGACCGCATCAAGGAAGCTGTTCGGTACAAGAGCTCTGGAAAGAGGGGCCATTCTGCCCAGATTG CCAAACCTGTGCGGCCTGGCCACTATCCAGCATCCTCTCCCACCAACCCCTATGGCACCCGGAGCCCTGAGTGCATCAGTTACACCAACAGCCTCTTCCAGAACTATCAGAATTTGTACCTGCAGGCCACACCTAGTTCCACCTCAGATGTGTA CTTTGCTAACTCCTGTACCAGCAGTGGAGCCACATCTTCTGGTGGCCCCTTGGCTTCCTATCAGAAGGCCAACATGGACAATG GAAATGCTACAGATATCAACGACAATAG GAGTGACCTGCCCTGCGGCTATGAAGCTGAGGACCAGGCGAAGCTCTTCCCTCTCCACCAAGAGACGGCAGCCAGCTAA
- the Kif5a gene encoding kinesin heavy chain isoform X4: MAETNNECSIKVLCRFRPLNQAEILRGDKFIPIFQGDDSVVIGGKPYVFDRVFPPNTTQEQVYHACAMQIVKDVLAGYNGTIFAYGQTSSGKTHTMEGKLHDPQLMGIIPRIARDIFNHIYSMDENLEFHIKVSYFEIYLDKIRDLLDVTKTNLSVHEDKNRVPFVKGCTERFVSSPEEILDVIDEGKSNRHVAVTNMNEHSSRSHSIFLINIKQENMETEQKLSGKLYLVDLAGSEKVSKTGAEGAVLDEAKNINKSLSALGNVISALAEGTKSYVPYRDSKMTRILQDSLGGNCRTTMFICCSPSSYNDAETKSTLMFGQRAKTIKNTASVNLELTAEQWKKKYEKEKEKTKAQKETIAKLEAELSRWRNGENVPETERLAGEDAALGAELCEETPVNDNSSIVVRIAPEERQKYEEEIRRLYKQLDDKDDEINQQSQLIEKLKQQMLDQEELLVSTRGDNEKVQRELSHLQSENDAAKDEVKEVLQALEELAVNYDQKSQEVEEKSQQNQLLVDELSQKVATMLSLESELQRLQEVSGHQRKRIAEVLNGLMKDLSEFSVIVGNGEIKLGSISSSSAHPQPVEISGAIEEEFTVARLYISKIKSEVKSVVKRCRQLENLQVECHRKMEVTGRELSSCQLLISQHEAKIRSLTEYMQSVELKKRHLEESYDSLSDELAKLQAQETVNEVALKDKEPDTQDADEVKKALELQMESHREAHHRQLARLRDEINEKQKTIDELKDLNQKLQLELEKLQADYEKLKNEEHEKSTKLQELTFLYERHEQSKQDLKGLEETVARELQTLHNLRKLFVQDVTTRVKKSAEMEPEDSGGIHSQKQKISFLENNLEQLTKVHKQLVRDNADLRCELPKLEKRLRATAERVKALEGALKEAKEGAMKDKRRYQQEVDRIKEAVRYKSSGKRGHSAQIAKPVRPGHYPASSPTNPYGTRSPECISYTNSLFQNYQNLYLQATPSSTSDVYFANSCTSSGATSSGGPLASYQKANMDNGNATDINDNRSDLPCGYEAEDQAKLFPLHQETAAS; this comes from the exons GGGAAGCCATATGTCTTTGACCGTGTGTTCCCCCCAAACACGACTCAAGAACAAGTTTATCATGCATGTGCCATGCAGATTGTCAAAG ATGTCCTTGCTGGCTACAATGGCACCATTTTTGCTTATGGACAGACATCCTCAGGGAAAACACATACCATGGAG GGAAAGCTACATGACCCTCAGCTGATGGGAATCATTCCCCGGATTGCCCGAGACATCTTCAACCACATCTACTCCATGGATGAGAACCTTGAGTTCCACATCAAG GTCTCTTATTTTGAGATTTACCTGGATAAAATTCGTGACCTTCTGGATG TGACCAAGACAAACCTTTCTGTGCATGAGGACAAGAACCGGGTCCCATTTGTCAAG GGCTGTACTGAACGCTTTGTGTCCAGCCCAGAGGAGATTTTGGATGTGATTGATGAGGGAAAATCAAATCGTCATGTTGCTGTCACCA ACATGAATGAACACAGCTCTCGAAGCCACAGCATCTTCCTCATCAACATCAAGCAGGAGAACATGGAGACTGAGCAGAAGCTCAGTGGGAAGTTGTATCTCGTGGACCTGGCTGGGAGTGAGAAG GTTAGCAAGACTGGAGCAGAGGGAGCTGTGCTGGATGAGGCAAAGAATATCAACAAGTCGCTGTCTGCCCTGGGGAATGTGATCTCTGCATTAGCAGAGGGCACT AAAAGCTACGTTCCATATCGTGATAGTAAAATGACCCGGATTCTTCAGGACTCTCTGGGAGGAAACTGCCGTACAACTATGTTCATCTGCTGCTCACCATCCAGTTACAATGATGCAGAGACCAAGTCTACACTGATGTTTGGACAGCG GGCAAAGACCATTAAGAACACTGCCTCAGTAAATCTGGAGTTGACTGCCGAGCAgtggaagaagaaatatgagaaggagaaggagaagaccAAGGCCCAGAAGGAAACAATTGCAAAGCTGGAGGCTGAGCTGAGCCGCTGGCGCAATG GAGAGAATGTGCCTGAGACAGAGCGTCTGGCTGGGGAGGATGCAGCCCTGGGGGCTGAGCTCTGTGAGGAGACCCCTGTGAATGACAACTCATCCATTGTGGTGCGTATCGCACCTGAGGAGCGGCAGAAATATGAGGAGGAGATCCGCCGCCTATATAAGCAGCTTGATGACAAG GATGATGAGATCAACCAGCAGAGCCAACTCATCGAGAAACTCAAGCAGCAAATGCTGGACCAGGAGGAG CTGCTGGTGTCCACTCGAGGAGACAATGAGAAGGTCCAGCGGGAGCTGAGCCACCTGCAGTCAGAGAATGACGCTGCGAAGGATGAGGTGAAAGAAGTGCTGCAGGCCCTGGAGGAGCTGGCTGTAAACTATGACCAGAAGTCCCAGGAGGTAGAGGAAAAAAGCCAGCAGAATCAGCTGCTAGTGGACGAGCTGTCCCAGAAGGTG GCCACCATGTTGTCCCTGGAGTCTGAATTGCAGCGACTCCAGGAGGTCAGTGGACACCAGCGAAAACGAATTGCTGAAGTGCTGAATGGGCTGATGAAGGACCTGAGTGAGTTCAGTGTCATCGTGGGCAACGGGGAGATTAAGCTG GGAagcatctcttcctcctctgcccacCCTCAGCCGGTGGAGATCAGTGGGGCCATCGAGGAAGAGTTCACCGTGGCCAGACTCTACATCAGCAAAATCAAGTCGGAGGTCAAATCTGTAGTCAAGCGGTGTCGGCAGCTAGAGAACCTCCAGGTGGAATGTCATCGCAAGATGGAAGTGACTGGGCGGGAGCTCTCATCCTGCCAGCTCCTCATCTCACAG CATGAGGCTAAGATCCGCTCACTAACGGAATACATGCAGAGTGTGGAGCTGAAGAAGCGACACCTGGAAGAGTCCTATGACTCCTTGAGTGATGAATTGGCCAAACTCCAGGCTCAGG AAACTGTTAATGAAGTGGCTTTGAAGGACAAGGAGCCGGACACTCAGGATGCAGATGAAGTGAAG AAGGCCTTGGAGCTGCAGATGGAAAGTCACCGGGAGGCCCATCACCGGCAGCTGGCCCGGCTCAGGGATGAGATCAATGAAAAGCAGAAGACTATTGATGAGCTTAAAGA CCTGAATCAGAAGCTCCAGTTAGAGCTGGAGAAACTTCAGGCTGACTATGAGAAGCTGAAGAATGAAGAACATGAGAAGAGCACCAAGCTTCAGGAGCTGAC aTTTCTGTACGAGCGACATGAGCAGTCCAAGCAGGACCTCAAAGGTCTGGAGGAGACAGTT GCCCGGGAACTCCAGACCCTCCACAACCTTCGCAAGCTTTTCGTTCAAGACGTCACGACTCGAGTCAAGAAA AGTGCAGAAATGGAGCCCGAGGACAGTGGGGGGATTCACTCCCAAAAACAGAAAATTTCCTTTCTTGAGAACAACCTGGAACAACTTACAAAGGTTCACAAACAG CTGGTACGTGACAATGCAGATCTGCGTTGTGAGCTTCCTAAATTGGAAAAACGACTTAGGGCTACGGCTGAGAGAGTTAAGGCCCTGGAGGGTGCACTGAAGGAGGCCAAGGAGGGCGCCATGAAGGACAAGCGCCGGTACCAGCAGGAGGTAGACCGCATCAAGGAAGCTGTTCGGTACAAGAGCTCTGGAAAGAGGGGCCATTCTGCCCAGATTG CCAAACCTGTGCGGCCTGGCCACTATCCAGCATCCTCTCCCACCAACCCCTATGGCACCCGGAGCCCTGAGTGCATCAGTTACACCAACAGCCTCTTCCAGAACTATCAGAATTTGTACCTGCAGGCCACACCTAGTTCCACCTCAGATGTGTA CTTTGCTAACTCCTGTACCAGCAGTGGAGCCACATCTTCTGGTGGCCCCTTGGCTTCCTATCAGAAGGCCAACATGGACAATG GAAATGCTACAGATATCAACGACAATAG GAGTGACCTGCCCTGCGGCTATGAAGCTGAGGACCAGGCGAAGCTCTTCCCTCTCCACCAAGAGACGGCAGCCAGCTAA